A genomic region of Micromonospora sp. NBRC 110009 contains the following coding sequences:
- a CDS encoding VOC family protein has product MTMTSISRSQIYVLDQDEALDFYVGKLGLEINTDQDLGFMRWLTVNVPGDPEHEILLEKPGPPALDPATAERVRELLTKGAMGGWLCLTTDDAHKAYEELVAKGVDITDEPTERPYGIDFGIRDPFGNRIRVGQMHPRA; this is encoded by the coding sequence ATGACGATGACTTCGATTTCCCGCTCCCAGATCTACGTCCTCGACCAGGACGAGGCCCTCGACTTCTACGTTGGCAAGCTCGGCCTGGAGATCAACACCGATCAGGACCTCGGCTTCATGCGCTGGCTCACGGTCAACGTGCCCGGCGATCCGGAGCACGAGATCCTGCTGGAGAAGCCGGGCCCGCCGGCGCTCGACCCGGCCACCGCGGAGCGGGTCCGCGAGCTGCTGACCAAGGGCGCGATGGGCGGCTGGCTCTGCCTCACCACCGACGACGCCCACAAGGCGTACGAGGAGCTGGTGGCCAAGGGCGTGGACATCACCGACGAGCCGACGGAGCGGCCGTACGGGATCGACTTCGGGATCCGCGACCCGTTCGGCAACCGGATCCGCGTCGGCCAGATGCACCCCCGGGCCTGA
- a CDS encoding DUF998 domain-containing protein — protein MTEVIAVRPVDEVRTVRALLAGGVVAGPLWVALALAQGLARQGFDFRRHPVSVLSNGDLGWLQIGNFVLAGLLCVGAAWALRRVPHLGLGPVGGPWLLGQYGVGLVLSGIFVADPLDGFPAGTPRGAGAVSWHGLGHFGAGAVAFAALIAACLLAARRLARRGERGWAAYSGATGVFFAAAWLAMIGSGGRPATMLLFGLAVVAGWAWLSATLLRARREAFG, from the coding sequence GTGACCGAGGTGATCGCGGTGCGTCCGGTGGACGAGGTGCGGACGGTCCGCGCGCTGCTCGCCGGCGGCGTCGTCGCCGGCCCGCTCTGGGTGGCGCTCGCGCTGGCCCAGGGGCTGGCCCGGCAGGGCTTCGACTTCCGCCGGCACCCGGTGAGCGTGCTCAGCAACGGTGACCTGGGCTGGCTCCAGATCGGAAACTTCGTCCTGGCCGGGCTGCTCTGCGTCGGGGCAGCCTGGGCGCTGCGGCGCGTTCCCCACCTCGGCCTCGGCCCGGTCGGCGGCCCCTGGCTGCTCGGTCAGTACGGCGTCGGCCTGGTGCTGTCGGGGATCTTCGTCGCCGACCCGCTCGACGGCTTCCCGGCCGGCACGCCGCGCGGCGCGGGCGCGGTGAGCTGGCACGGCCTGGGGCACTTCGGCGCCGGGGCGGTGGCCTTCGCGGCGCTCATCGCGGCCTGTCTGCTCGCCGCGCGCCGGCTCGCCCGGCGTGGCGAGCGGGGCTGGGCGGCGTACAGCGGGGCGACCGGCGTGTTCTTCGCTGCGGCCTGGCTGGCGATGATCGGCAGCGGTGGCCGGCCGGCGACCATGCTCCTGTTCGGGCTGGCGGTGGTGGCCGGCTGGGCGTGGCTCTCGGCCACCCTGCTGCGGGCCCGGCGGGAGGCGTTCGGCTGA
- a CDS encoding HNH endonuclease: MDAVLVINADLGPLHRVTVQHAIRMLCRRVAEIHEAEPDQVIGVFPMPRVVRLVRYVVTRWRFSAGPAWSRAGVLRRDGRRCAYCDAPASTVDHILPRSRGGRNTWKNTTAACYPCNQRKGDRTPAEAGMPLRREPVTPSWAALAGR, encoded by the coding sequence GTGGACGCCGTCCTCGTCATCAACGCCGACCTCGGCCCGCTGCACCGGGTCACCGTCCAGCACGCGATCCGGATGCTCTGCCGGCGGGTCGCCGAGATCCACGAGGCCGAGCCGGACCAGGTGATCGGGGTGTTCCCGATGCCGCGGGTGGTCCGCCTCGTCCGGTACGTGGTCACCCGCTGGCGGTTCAGCGCCGGGCCGGCCTGGTCGCGGGCCGGGGTGCTGCGCCGGGACGGCCGGCGCTGCGCGTACTGCGATGCCCCGGCCAGCACCGTCGACCACATCCTGCCCCGCTCGCGGGGCGGCCGGAACACCTGGAAGAACACCACCGCCGCCTGCTACCCGTGCAACCAGCGTAAGGGCGACCGGACGCCGGCCGAGGCGGGCATGCCGCTGCGGCGCGAGCCGGTGACGCCGAGCTGGGCCGCGCTGGCCGGGCGGTGA
- a CDS encoding M4 family metallopeptidase, which yields MKRTLAAVSAALLTSGVLTCVTTAAHAATPSAPGPETSAAARADSLLRANPGAVQGASGEAYQAVRTKVDPSGAAHTRYTRTYHGLRVYGGDFVIHTAPNGTMTGTSSGLAAPLSLSTTAKVGSAAAKSSARKAFSGTLSSVGSPELFVDASSGRGRLAWETVASGWQADRQTPSKLHVITDATTGTVLGSYDEIEAVVGTGNSIYSGTVSIDTTLSGSTYQMVDPSHGNGRTCDMNNGTSTCTSFTDADNTWGTGANSNRQSAGVDAHFGAAKTFDYYKNVHARNGIFGNGTGVPSRVHYGSNYVNAFWDGSQMTYGDGSGNSRPLVALDVAGHEMSHGVTENVVPGGLTYSGESGGLNEATSDIFGSMVEFYANTTADPGDYQIGEKININGNGTPLRYMYNPSLDGSSDSCWSTSTKNKDVHYSSGVANHFYFDLAEGTGSTAYGTSPVCGSAPAVTGIGRAKAEKIWFRALDVYFTSNTSYVNTTTPSNTSRAYSLRAATDLYGNCSTEYRTVQAAWTAVNVAGSDAPCGSTGNDFSVSLSPTAGSVTAGGAVSTTVATATTSGTAQTVTFSASGLPTGATASFDPSSVTSGGSSTLTISTTASTPAGTYTVTVTGSGSVSHSATYSLTVNGGGGGCTGAGQKLGNPGFESGNTVWSSTSGVIGQYGSSGQPPRTGTWNAWLDGYGFTHTDTLSQAVSLPAGCTSYTFSFWLHIDTSESTTSTAYDRLTVQVLNSSGSVLATLATYSNLNKAAGYSQKSFSLAAYAGQTVTLKFTGTEDISLQTSFVIDDTAVNVS from the coding sequence GTGAAGAGAACCCTCGCCGCCGTCAGCGCAGCTCTGCTCACCAGTGGCGTGCTGACCTGCGTCACCACCGCGGCGCACGCGGCAACCCCCAGCGCCCCCGGCCCGGAAACCTCCGCCGCAGCACGGGCGGACAGCCTGCTCCGCGCCAACCCCGGTGCCGTTCAGGGTGCCAGCGGGGAGGCCTACCAGGCCGTCCGCACGAAGGTCGACCCCTCCGGGGCCGCGCACACCCGGTACACCCGGACCTACCACGGCCTGCGCGTCTACGGCGGTGACTTCGTCATCCACACCGCCCCGAACGGCACCATGACCGGCACGTCCTCCGGCCTGGCCGCGCCGCTCAGCCTGAGCACCACCGCGAAGGTCGGCTCGGCCGCCGCGAAGTCGAGCGCGCGCAAGGCGTTCTCCGGCACGCTCAGCTCGGTGGGCAGCCCGGAGCTCTTCGTCGACGCCAGCTCCGGCCGGGGCCGGCTGGCCTGGGAGACCGTCGCCTCCGGCTGGCAGGCCGACCGGCAGACACCGTCCAAGCTGCACGTCATCACCGACGCGACCACCGGCACGGTGCTCGGCTCGTACGACGAGATCGAGGCGGTCGTCGGGACCGGCAACAGCATCTACTCCGGCACGGTCAGCATCGACACCACGCTCTCCGGCAGCACCTACCAGATGGTCGACCCGTCGCACGGCAACGGCCGTACCTGCGACATGAACAACGGCACGTCGACCTGCACCAGCTTCACCGACGCCGACAACACCTGGGGCACCGGGGCGAACTCCAACCGGCAGTCGGCCGGGGTGGACGCCCACTTCGGTGCCGCGAAGACGTTCGACTACTACAAGAACGTGCACGCCCGCAACGGCATCTTCGGCAACGGCACCGGCGTGCCGAGCCGGGTGCACTACGGCAGCAACTACGTCAACGCCTTCTGGGACGGCTCCCAGATGACCTACGGCGACGGTTCCGGCAACTCCCGGCCGCTGGTCGCGCTCGACGTGGCCGGCCACGAGATGAGCCACGGCGTCACCGAGAACGTCGTCCCCGGCGGCCTGACCTACTCCGGCGAGTCCGGCGGCCTCAACGAGGCCACCAGCGACATCTTCGGCTCGATGGTCGAGTTCTACGCCAACACCACCGCCGACCCGGGTGACTACCAGATCGGCGAAAAGATCAACATCAACGGCAACGGCACCCCGCTGCGCTACATGTACAACCCGTCGCTGGACGGCTCGTCCGACTCCTGCTGGTCGACCAGCACCAAGAACAAGGACGTGCACTACTCGTCCGGCGTGGCGAACCACTTCTACTTCGACCTGGCCGAGGGCACCGGCTCCACCGCGTACGGCACCTCGCCGGTCTGCGGCTCGGCGCCGGCGGTGACCGGCATCGGCCGCGCCAAGGCGGAGAAGATCTGGTTCCGGGCGCTCGACGTGTACTTCACCTCGAACACCTCGTACGTCAACACCACCACCCCGTCGAACACGTCCCGGGCGTACAGCCTCCGGGCGGCGACCGACCTGTACGGCAACTGCTCCACCGAGTACCGGACCGTCCAGGCGGCGTGGACCGCGGTGAACGTGGCCGGCAGCGACGCCCCCTGCGGCTCGACCGGCAACGACTTCTCCGTCTCGCTCTCGCCGACCGCCGGCTCGGTGACCGCGGGCGGCGCCGTCTCCACCACCGTCGCCACCGCCACCACCAGCGGGACCGCGCAGACCGTGACGTTCTCCGCGTCCGGCCTGCCGACCGGCGCCACCGCGTCGTTCGACCCGTCCTCGGTGACCTCGGGCGGCTCGTCCACGCTGACCATCAGCACCACGGCGAGCACCCCGGCCGGCACCTACACGGTGACCGTCACCGGCAGCGGCTCGGTCAGCCACTCGGCGACGTACTCGCTGACCGTGAACGGCGGCGGCGGTGGTTGCACCGGTGCCGGGCAGAAGCTGGGCAACCCCGGGTTCGAGTCCGGTAACACGGTCTGGTCGTCGACCTCCGGGGTGATCGGCCAGTACGGCTCCTCCGGTCAGCCGCCCCGCACCGGCACCTGGAACGCCTGGCTGGACGGCTACGGCTTCACCCACACCGACACCCTGTCGCAGGCGGTGAGCCTGCCGGCCGGCTGCACGTCCTACACGTTCAGCTTCTGGCTGCACATCGACACGTCGGAGAGCACCACCAGCACCGCCTACGACCGGCTCACCGTGCAGGTGCTCAACTCCTCCGGGTCGGTGCTGGCCACCCTGGCCACCTACTCCAACCTGAACAAGGCCGCCGGCTACAGCCAGAAGTCCTTCTCCCTGGCCGCCTACGCCGGACAGACCGTCACCCTGAAGTTCACCGGCACCGAGGACATCTCACTGCAGACGTCCTTCGTCATCGACGACACCGCGGTGAACGTCTCCTGA
- a CDS encoding enoyl-CoA hydratase/isomerase family protein: MSDAELTVTVAGPVATVVIRNPARRNAMTTAMWRQLPVLLDGLEADPAVHALVLTGADGTFCAGADLGDLDELLEAGDGSIAVAAEERLAAFAKPTVAAVRGACVGGGCQLAVACDLRLAAGDARFGVPPARLGLVYPAPTTRRLARLVGPSAAKHLLFTSELVDAERALRIGLVDEVLPADALDARVAAVTAAIAERSRLTLAAAKEIIDGRADDDRIDWWHGQVRASGEAREGVAAANERRPPRFGWAPPAGH; the protein is encoded by the coding sequence ATGTCTGACGCGGAGCTCACCGTCACGGTGGCCGGCCCGGTGGCGACCGTGGTGATCCGGAACCCGGCCCGCCGTAACGCGATGACCACCGCCATGTGGCGGCAACTCCCGGTGCTGCTCGACGGGCTGGAGGCCGATCCCGCCGTGCACGCGCTGGTGCTCACCGGCGCCGACGGCACGTTCTGCGCCGGCGCCGACCTCGGCGACCTGGACGAGCTGCTGGAGGCCGGGGACGGCAGCATCGCGGTCGCCGCCGAGGAGCGGCTGGCCGCCTTCGCCAAGCCCACCGTGGCCGCCGTCCGGGGCGCCTGCGTGGGCGGCGGGTGCCAGCTCGCCGTCGCCTGTGACCTGCGGCTGGCCGCCGGAGACGCGCGGTTCGGGGTACCCCCGGCGCGGCTCGGGCTGGTCTACCCGGCGCCGACCACCCGCCGGCTGGCCCGGCTGGTCGGGCCGTCCGCAGCCAAGCACCTGCTCTTCACCAGCGAGCTGGTGGACGCCGAGCGGGCGCTGCGGATCGGCCTGGTCGACGAGGTGCTGCCGGCCGACGCGCTGGACGCCCGGGTGGCGGCCGTGACGGCAGCCATCGCCGAGCGCTCCCGGCTCACCCTGGCAGCGGCCAAGGAGATCATCGACGGCCGCGCCGACGACGACCGGATCGACTGGTGGCACGGGCAGGTCCGGGCCAGCGGCGAGGCGCGCGAGGGGGTGGCGGCGGCCAACGAGCGCCGGCCGCCCCGCTTCGGTTGGGCGCCGCCCGCCGGTCATTGA
- a CDS encoding histidine phosphatase family protein: protein MATRLLYLVRHGEQDRAEDGGDTGLSARGRRQAELLAERLRGTPFAAVHHGPARRAVETAELVAAALPGVPVHRSESVGDHLPHDTDPAGLPERYAAFLAGFTERERADGPGRTAEAVARLATAPAEGDVRELVVTHNFLVAWFVRHALEAPERRWLGLNHHNCGLTVIRYSSAAPPNLITVNDVAHLPPELRATGLPPDYRI from the coding sequence GTGGCGACTCGACTGCTCTACCTGGTCCGGCACGGTGAGCAGGACCGGGCGGAGGACGGCGGGGACACCGGCCTCTCCGCCCGGGGGCGGCGGCAGGCGGAGTTGCTCGCGGAGCGCCTGCGGGGGACGCCCTTCGCCGCCGTCCACCACGGCCCGGCGCGCCGGGCCGTCGAGACCGCCGAGCTGGTCGCCGCCGCCCTGCCGGGCGTCCCCGTACACCGCTCGGAGAGCGTCGGGGACCACCTGCCGCACGACACCGACCCGGCCGGCCTGCCCGAGCGGTACGCGGCCTTCCTCGCCGGCTTCACCGAGCGGGAGCGGGCCGACGGGCCGGGACGCACGGCGGAGGCCGTGGCGCGGTTGGCGACGGCGCCGGCGGAGGGTGACGTTCGCGAGCTGGTGGTCACCCACAACTTCCTGGTCGCCTGGTTCGTCCGCCACGCGCTGGAGGCCCCGGAGCGCCGTTGGCTCGGGCTCAACCACCACAACTGCGGGCTGACGGTGATTCGGTACAGCTCGGCCGCCCCGCCGAACCTGATCACCGTCAACGACGTGGCCCACCTGCCGCCGGAGTTGCGCGCCACCGGCCTCCCGCCGGACTACCGGATCTGA